Sequence from the Microbacterium maritypicum genome:
ACACCCTCAGGAGTCGTGGCATTACCGGTCGCGGTGTTCACGACACCGCCATCGATGATGTCCTGCTCGGTGACCGTATACGGCGCATCCGCCGTGCACGTCACCGACTCACCCGGAGCGAGCGTCGTCGGATCACACGTCACCGACCCCGCCTTCGGGTCATCGACAGACACACCCGTGAGCGTCACATTCCCGGTGTTGAGAACGACGAACGAATAATCGATCGTCTCCCCCGCATCCGCCAGACCGTTGCTGTTGGCGTCATTCAACGACGCGACCTTCTCGATCGCGAGACCTGCCGCCGCAGCCGGCGTCGGTGTCGTCTCGGTGTCGGTCGGCGGGATGATCGGATCCACACCCTCAGGAGTCGTGGCATTACCGGTCGCGGTGTTCACGACACCGCCATCGATGATGTCCTGCTCGGTGACCGTATACGGCGCATCCGCCGTGCACGTCACCGACTCACCCGGAGCGAGCGTCGTCGGATCACACGTCACCGACCCCGCCTTCGGGTCATCGACAGACACACCCGTGAGCGTCACATTCCCGGTGTTGAGAACGACGAACGAATAATCGATCGTCTCCCCCGCATCCGCCAGACCGTTGCTGTT
This genomic interval carries:
- a CDS encoding DUF7507 domain-containing protein; this translates as NSNGLADAGETIDYSFVVLNTGNVTLTGVSVDDPKAGSVTCDPTTLAPGESVTCTADAPYTVTEQDIIDGGVVNTATGNATTPEGVDPIIPPTDTETTPTPAAAAGLAIEKVASLNDANSNGLADAGETIDYSFVVLNTGNVTLTGVSVDDPKAGSVTCDPTTLAPGESVTCTADAPYTVTEQDIIDGGVVNTATGNATTPEGV